Genomic segment of Kibdelosporangium phytohabitans:
CCGCCGCGACCACCATGCCGTACTTCGGCCAGCTGTTCCTGGCCGCCGACGGCGTGACCGGCCTGGCCCTGGAACGCCTGGCGTTCGTCGTGCGCAAACGGGCCGAGCACGCGGCCGACGTGTACTTCCCCAGCCTGTCCGCGCGCACCATCGTCTACAAGGGCATGCTGACCGAGCCCCAGGTCGAGCGGTTCTTCCCGGACCTGACCGACGAGCGCGTGACGAGCTCGATCGGTCTGGTGCACTCCCGGTTCTCCACCAACACGTTCCCGTCGTGGCCGCTGGCGCACCCGTACCGGTATGTGGCACACAACGGCGAGATCAACACCCTGCGCGGCAACCGCAACTGGATGGACGCCCGCGAGTCGATGCTGTCCAGCGACCTGATCCCCGGCGACATCGAGCGCGTCCTGCCGGTGATCACGCGCGGCGCCAGCGATTCCGCGAGCTTCGACGAGGTGCTGGAGCTGCTGCACCTCGGCGGCCGCAGCCTGCCGCACGCCGTGCTGATGATGATCCCCGAGGCGTGGGAGAACCACGAGGAGATGGATCCGGCGCGGCGCGCCTTCTACGAGTACCACTCGAACCTGATGGAGCCGTGGGACGGACCGGCGCTGGTCTCGTTCACCGACGGCTCGCTGATCGGCGCCGTGCTGGACCGCAATGGACTGCGTCCGGCCCGTTACTGGGTCACCGAGGACGGTCTGGTCGTGCTCGGCAGCGAGGCCGGTGTGCTGGAGATCGACCCGGCGAGCGTGATCCGCAAGGGCAGGCTCGAGCCGGGCCGGATGTTCCTCGTGGACACCGTGGCCGGCCGGATCATCGACGACGACGAGATCAAGGGCGAGCTCGCCGCGGCGCAGCCGTACGGCGAATGGCTGCACGCCGGTGTGATCCAGTTGGCGGAACTGCCGCGCCGCGAGCGCGAGGTGCCGACACACGCTTCGCTGGTGCGCCGCCAGCAGGCCTTCGGCTACACCGAGGAAGAGCTCAACGTCCTGTTGCGCCCGATGGCCGCCAACGGCGCCGAGCCGATCGGGTCGATGGGCAACGACTCGCCGCTGGCGCCGCTGTCGCAGCGGCCACGGCAACTGTTCGACTACTTCACGCAACTCTTCGCGCAGGTGACCAACCCGCCGTTGGACGCCATCCGCGAGGAACTGGTCACCTCGCTGCACACGTCGGTTGGCGCCGAGCCGAACCTGCTGTCCACCCCGGCCAGCGCGTGCCGCCGGATCTCGCTGTCCTTCCCGGTGCTGGACAACGACGAGCTGGCCAAGATCGTGCACATCAACGACGACGGCGACCTGCCTGGGTTCCAGACGTTCACCGTGCGCGGTCTGTACGGAGTGAACGGTGGCGGCGACGCGCTCAAGCAACGCCTCGACGAGATCCGCGCCGAGGTGTCCGAGGCGATCGCGGGCGGCGCCAGGCTCATCGTCCTGTCCGACCGAGGCGTGGACGAGACACACGCGCCGATCCCGTCGCTGCTGCTGACCGGTGCCGTGCACCACCACCTGATCCGCGAGAAGACCCGCACCCAGGTCGGACTGCTCGTGGAGGCCGGTGACGCACGCGAGGTGCACCACATCGCGCTGCTGATCGGGTACGGTGCCGCCGCTGTCAACCCGTACCTGGCGATGGCCAGTGTCGAGGAGATGGCGCTGGCGGAGACGGCCGAGCAGGCCACCCGCAACCTGATCAAGGCGCTGGGCAAGGGTGTCCGCAAGACCATGTCCAAGATGGGCGTGTCCACTGTGGCCTCCTACACCGGTGCGCAGATCTTCGAGGCGATCGGCCTCGGCGACGAGGTGATCGACAGCTGCTTCAGCGGGACGACCTCACGGCTCGGCGGCGTCGGCTTCGACGTGCTCGCCGAGGAGGTGGCGCAGCGGCACCGCAAGGCGTTCCCGCCCGACGGTGTCCGCCCGAGCCACCGCGAACTGGAGACCGGCGGGGACTACCAGTGGCGCCGCGAGGGCGAGGCGCACCTGTTCAACCCGCAGACGGTGTTCAAGCTCCAGCACTCCACGCGCAGCGGCCGTTACGAGATCTTCAAGGAGTACACGCGCGGCGTCGACGAGCAGTCCGCGCGGCTGATGACGCTGCGTGGCCTGTTCGACTTCAAAGCCGGCCGTGAGCCGGTGCCGATCGAGGAGGTCGAACCGGTCTCCGACATCGTCAGGCGGTTCGCCACCGGCGCGATCTCGTACGGCTCGATCTCCAAGGAGATGCACGAGGTCCTCGCGATCGCGATGAACCGGATCGGCGGCAAGTCCAACACCGGCGAGGGCGGCGAGGACCCGGACCGGTTCACCCGTGACGCCAACGGCGACCTGCGCCGCTCGGCGATCAAGCAGGTCGCGAGCGGGCGGTTCGGCGTGACGAGCGAGTACCTGGTCAACGCCGACGACATCCAGATCAAGATGGCGCAGGGCGCGAAGCCCGGCGAGGGAGGGCAGCTGCCGGGGGCGAAGGTGTACCCGTGGATCGCGCGGACCCGGCACTCCACGCCGGGCGTCGGGCTGATCTCGCCGCCGCCGCACCACGACATCTACTCGATCGAGGACCTGGCGCAGCTGATCCACGACCTGAAGAACGCCAACCCGAAGGCGCGGGTCCACGTCAAGCTGGTGTCCGAGG
This window contains:
- the gltB gene encoding glutamate synthase large subunit is translated as MTRHKTEGLYDEQFEHDACGVSFVADLAGRKNHDIVAKALIALRNLEHRGARGAEPETGDGAGLLIQVPHEFFAAVTGFDLPPEGEYVVGTAFLPVDGTARADAVGAVEAIAAEEGMRVLGWRELPVDTDHVGPTAATTMPYFGQLFLAADGVTGLALERLAFVVRKRAEHAADVYFPSLSARTIVYKGMLTEPQVERFFPDLTDERVTSSIGLVHSRFSTNTFPSWPLAHPYRYVAHNGEINTLRGNRNWMDARESMLSSDLIPGDIERVLPVITRGASDSASFDEVLELLHLGGRSLPHAVLMMIPEAWENHEEMDPARRAFYEYHSNLMEPWDGPALVSFTDGSLIGAVLDRNGLRPARYWVTEDGLVVLGSEAGVLEIDPASVIRKGRLEPGRMFLVDTVAGRIIDDDEIKGELAAAQPYGEWLHAGVIQLAELPRREREVPTHASLVRRQQAFGYTEEELNVLLRPMAANGAEPIGSMGNDSPLAPLSQRPRQLFDYFTQLFAQVTNPPLDAIREELVTSLHTSVGAEPNLLSTPASACRRISLSFPVLDNDELAKIVHINDDGDLPGFQTFTVRGLYGVNGGGDALKQRLDEIRAEVSEAIAGGARLIVLSDRGVDETHAPIPSLLLTGAVHHHLIREKTRTQVGLLVEAGDAREVHHIALLIGYGAAAVNPYLAMASVEEMALAETAEQATRNLIKALGKGVRKTMSKMGVSTVASYTGAQIFEAIGLGDEVIDSCFSGTTSRLGGVGFDVLAEEVAQRHRKAFPPDGVRPSHRELETGGDYQWRREGEAHLFNPQTVFKLQHSTRSGRYEIFKEYTRGVDEQSARLMTLRGLFDFKAGREPVPIEEVEPVSDIVRRFATGAISYGSISKEMHEVLAIAMNRIGGKSNTGEGGEDPDRFTRDANGDLRRSAIKQVASGRFGVTSEYLVNADDIQIKMAQGAKPGEGGQLPGAKVYPWIARTRHSTPGVGLISPPPHHDIYSIEDLAQLIHDLKNANPKARVHVKLVSEVGVGTVAAGVSKAHADVVLISGHDGGTGASPLSSIKHAGGPWELGLAETQQTLLANRLRDRIVVQTDGQLKTGRDVIVAALLGAEEFGFATAPLVVSGCIMMRVCHLDTCPVGVATQNPLLREKFSGKAEYVVNFFEFVAQEVREYLAQLGFRSLQEAIGHAELLDTRKAVGHWKAAGLDLTPIFHVPDLPPRASRHQVVTQDHGLEKALDNTLIQLAEGALSAGDRVRLELPVRNVNRTVGTMLGSEVTRIWGGAGLPDDTIDITFTGTAGQSFGAFIPNGVTLRLVGDANDYVAKGLSGGRVTVRPDPSATFVAEENIIAGNVICYGATSGEIFIRGRVGERFCVRNSGALAVVEGIGDHGCEYMTGGRVVVLGQTGRNFAAGMSGGVAYVLDIARQRVNHEMVDLDPLDDADREFLRETVGKHLAETDSAVAHGLLVDWAPERFTKVMPKDYKRVLAARARAERDGRDVNEAIMEAAHG